The Tenebrio molitor chromosome 7, icTenMoli1.1, whole genome shotgun sequence region CTCATTTTCAATCCGAAATTCACGAAAAATTGCAAACACGAACgttgtttttacaaattgaaaaatgtttgttgacTAAGGTAACACACAGGCAAtattattactttaaaaccACCACAGTTTTAAAACGATACATTCTTTAGATAAAAGTCTCTACGGGTAAAAGCAAGATAACTGTAAAAGTAAGCTACCAGGACGAGTCGTAGACTTGCTTACTAGCTTACTCATCCAGTAAAATCTAACTTTCCGAACTTGTCACGTAAATAACTATCGTATGATCAAGTCTTTGGATCGCGATAGCCATGAAATGTAAAAACCATCTATAGAATCATTTACTTCTACTACCCCTTAGTTTTTATATGTACTTTACAGTAGGGCTAATCTCTCACGGAACTCATTTAAAGGCGAGGCGAATAAACCCAATTACCATTTTCACCACGATTTCGATTAGGTTCTgtagtatgatttaataataaaaaaattatgttttctttgaaacattttgaattataacctgctaacttgaaagttgtcaagtaaatgtcaaaaataattgcaataaataatttcatagaTAACTTGTTAATTCTACGGCAACCctgatccaaagactttttgatcatacggTATATTCGTTTGCATTAAATGGAAAACTACGAGTATATTTCATCATTTTTGTAGTTGATAAAACGAAACCAGATgctttaatataatttttattacaaagaaacaaattaaataaacataattcCGGATAGAACAGAATATTTCACCTTTAAGCGCAAACAAAGAAGgtattaaaaatcatttacaATTACCAGGCTCGAgaataaatttgcaaaaccGCACGCTCTATTTCACAAAAGCAATAAATCTTTTCATGTCAGATCATCGTGTATGTACATACGTTGAGTACATGATTCACTGtgatacaattaaaatttctatatttCATTTATTCGCTGACGTTATAAGATTGTTCTAAATTATTCAAGAAAATGTGTATCTATTGTTTTAAGTTTGCATTCGGCAAAGATAAACAGATAAGAAGTAACACAAttgaatataataataaaaacttcTGCATTTAAGCCATAGCCAATTCACATTAACTCAATCGAAATGActaaaaaatatcgtgtaaCAAGTGTCTTCGTGGTATCCCCAAGGATAgccgaaaaagaaaaattatcaggtgagaaattattgaaaaataaccaTTGTGGCTTAAAAAACACGTTTAACCCAATTTCAGAACCGGCTGATTTTGAAACGGCAATTTCGGCAACCAAATTCGGCAAATACAACTTACTTTTAATTCTGATTGCCATTCCTGCAGGATGGTCGTCTATTTTCGAAACAACGACGATGTCATATGTTTTTCCGGCAGCACAATGTGACCTCGACTTAAGTTTAGATGATAAAGGGTTACTGAACGCTGTCACTTACCTGGGTAAatcagtttttaaatttaaatcttcaGTAACATGGATCTATTTTAGGAATGATTTCGAGTGCTCTAATATGGGGATTTCTTTTCGATACGCTGGGTagaaagaaattattaataatcggATTCATCTTGGATGCTATATTTGTAATAATGAGTTGGTTTTCACAAACTAAGATTCTGCTGATGGTTTCCAAATTTCTAGGAGGTTTCATGTGAGTTTCAATAAAATATACCCAAAACTTTAGGGAGATGATTTTTATTGGAATTTTAGTATAAATGGACCTTTCGCAGCTCTTACAACATACATCTCTGAATTTCATTGTGCTAAATATAGAGCTAGAATGCAGTTAGTCTTGGGGACGATTTTCAGCTGCGGAAGCGTTGTTTTACCGTTGCTAGCCTGGCTTATTTtaccacaaaatttttatttctcagcATTCAACAAATCACTTGGTAatatagtaatacgtaatgaaTGCGgtcacaaaaatacaaaattcgtTTCAGAATTTCATTCCTGGAATCTTTACCTTCTTATCTGTGGACTTCCATCATTAACGAGTGccataattttcatatttatgcCTGAAAGTCCGAAATTCTTGATGACAGTAGGTCACAACGATAAAGCACTCAAAGTGTTTCAAAAAGTTTACAGCTTAAATACTGGTAACCCCGCACATACGTATCCCGTGAGTTCacacttttttatattttttgtgaaaacatactttgattttctaaattaataaaacttactactgttttctcaatttcgttgtaggtcgtaaaattttattgcatattatgagcgattaacgggcacaatggttgagtttgaaaaggttgggaagccccgcaagatctttaacttaaagtaccataaaattttacgacttaCAACCAAACTGAAGAAACAGTACATCAGTATTCACTACAAAACTAAAGATTACAATTTTAGATTACTCACCTGGTTAACGAAATAgaactaaacaaaaataaccCTAATACTCATGGAGGACAAGTTACTGCCAATCGCACTAAAATCCAAGCACTGAAAGAGGGCTGGCAGCAAATGAAACCCTTATTTTTTCCACCGCATTTAGCGAACATCATACTGGTCTGCCTAATTCAAACACTGTTTACAATGAGGTTAGTTACTACATAGTCGATGACTTATATAAAAATCATATTTCACAGTTTGAACACTTTGCGACTGTGGTTACCACAAATCTTTCAAGCCATCAACGACTATCAATACTTCCATAACGAGTCATCGGCTGGTCTGTGTGAAATGCTACAAATGATTAAACCAGCAACTAAATCAGACGAATGTGTGGTCGTAAGTATTTCctattaaatacaaaaaaatcttcacTAACATTAATACATTTTAGAATCTCAACAATTCATCGGTCTACATTAACTCAATAACTGTGGCCTCTGTCTCCATGTTCAGCTATTTTTTCGCAGGTTACTTAATCAATATCCTTGGAAAGAAGAAACTTATGAGTAAACATTATGCTCTCTTTTTTTAAGAAGATTCaaacaacacaatttttttcagataTTTTAGGCATCATTTCTGGATTGTGTGCTTGTTCCATGTATTTCTCCACTAATTCAGCTATGGTGGTATCTTTGTCATCCTTATTTATAGCATCAGCAAGCGTAGCAACCAACGTAGTTTTAACAGTGATCATTGATTTATTTCCTACTACATTGAGGTAAAAACAAGAATGTAATGAAAATTTCTCGTACGtaatcaaaatcattattaCCGTTTTTAGAACAATGACAGTAAGCCTTGCAATGATGTTGGCTAGATCTGGCGCAATGATGGGAAATTTAATATTTCCTTTACTTCTGCGAGCAGGTTGTGCCCCACCTTTC contains the following coding sequences:
- the LOC138135880 gene encoding synaptic vesicle glycoprotein 2B-like isoform X2, which encodes MTKKYRVTSVFVVSPRIAEKEKLSEPADFETAISATKFGKYNLLLILIAIPAGWSSIFETTTMSYVFPAAQCDLDLSLDDKGLLNAVTYLGMISSALIWGFLFDTLGRKKLLIIGFILDAIFVIMSWFSQTKILLMVSKFLGGFIINGPFAALTTYISEFHCAKYRARMQLVLGTIFSCGSVVLPLLAWLILPQNFYFSAFNKSLEFHSWNLYLLICGLPSLTSAIIFIFMPESPKFLMTVGHNDKALKVFQKVYSLNTGNPAHTYPITHLVNEIELNKNNPNTHGGQVTANRTKIQALKEGWQQMKPLFFPPHLANIILVCLIQTLFTMSLNTLRLWLPQIFQAINDYQYFHNESSAGLCEMLQMIKPATKSDECVVNLNNSSVYINSITVASVSMFSYFFAGYLINILGKKKLMNILGIISGLCACSMYFSTNSAMVVSLSSLFIASASVATNVVLTVIIDLFPTTLRTMTVSLAMMLARSGAMMGNLIFPLLLRAGCAPPFFSVGSVILGCAFLALLLPNTDLKALE
- the LOC138135880 gene encoding synaptic vesicle glycoprotein 2B-like isoform X1, which produces MTKKYRVTSVFVVSPRIAEKEKLSEPADFETAISATKFGKYNLLLILIAIPAGWSSIFETTTMSYVFPAAQCDLDLSLDDKGLLNAVTYLGMISSALIWGFLFDTLGRKKLLIIGFILDAIFVIMSWFSQTKILLMVSKFLGGFIINGPFAALTTYISEFHCAKYRARMQLVLGTIFSCGSVVLPLLAWLILPQNFYFSAFNKSLGNIVIRNECGHKNTKFVSEFHSWNLYLLICGLPSLTSAIIFIFMPESPKFLMTVGHNDKALKVFQKVYSLNTGNPAHTYPITHLVNEIELNKNNPNTHGGQVTANRTKIQALKEGWQQMKPLFFPPHLANIILVCLIQTLFTMSLNTLRLWLPQIFQAINDYQYFHNESSAGLCEMLQMIKPATKSDECVVNLNNSSVYINSITVASVSMFSYFFAGYLINILGKKKLMNILGIISGLCACSMYFSTNSAMVVSLSSLFIASASVATNVVLTVIIDLFPTTLRTMTVSLAMMLARSGAMMGNLIFPLLLRAGCAPPFFSVGSVILGCAFLALLLPNTDLKALE